A stretch of DNA from Spirosoma endbachense:
CTCGCCTGCAAGGCCAGATACACCAATTGACGGCCGCTATAAGTCTTATCGAAGAGCACATGCTGCTGGGTTCGATGCGGAAACTGCTCCAGGGATGGACCTGCCAGCTGGACGGCAATCAGACTACCGCCGGGCGAATCCACGCCGGGCACATCCAGCTGGTCCAGCCGATAGCGACGAGCCAGTCGGGCCAGACAGAGCTCCACCTGCTGGACCAGTGCCTGGTTGGCAGCATCCAGGTGAGCCAGGAGCCGTTGCTGGTCGGCCAGATGGGCTTCGAGTTGCTCAGCGCGCGCCGTCAGCTGGCTGATCGACTCGTCCTGATCGGTGGATTCGCCCGGCGTGGATTCGTCCAGCAATGTCAGCCGGGAAACACCCAGTGCCTGGGCAATTCGCCCCAGCATGGCCAGGGGTAACTGTTCCCCCCGGTTCTCCAGCCGGTGGTACTGCGAGCGGTCGATGCCCAGTTGCTGAGCCAGATCGGTCTGGCTGATGCCTTTTTGCTGACGAATCGATTTGATTCGCAGGGAAATGGGGTCGGTTTGGGTAGCCATGGCGGAATAAAAAGCTGATTACAAAGACAGTAGTACGTTTAATAAATTTAGATAGAGACGCTACTAGGTAGCTTACTAGTCAGAAGTAACTCGGTTTCTTGTCAAAAGTAAAGGCGCTACGATGACTGAATACGATCAATAGGAGCAGTGGTGATTTCACTACACCTGTGGCAAATTAAGCACATTTGTGTTTTATTCTGTACTTTTAGCCCCAGAATGATTCAATCGTAGTGTTCCTCAACCAACGTATTAGCCATCCTACTATGCTTAGCTCTGCTCCCGCTACTCCCTTGGAAGCCGCCCTGTCTCCTCCTTTGCAACGGCTGATCGACCGGTTTGAAACCCAGACCACCCTTTGCTTTAAACCCAGCCGACGCTTCTATCAGCGAACGGGCATCAACCGGCTTCGCTTCGCCCAGTTTTTGCGCGGTCAGAAACATCCCGATTCCCGGGAGATCAAAACCCTCATTCATTTTTTTAATCAGTTCTTCCCCGTCAAAGCCGAGGATTTATTGTAGTCATAAACCTTCTACACCGGATGCAAGCTATGGACAGACACACCCGAGCCCAGCGAAAAGAATGGCTCATCAAACAGGGCACTGGCTTTCGCCAAGTCACCTGCCACATTACCGGCTATGGCCGAAAAGGAAAGTACGGGGAAAAACAGCGGTCGGGAGACCCGGCCCGGCCCGTAACCATTTACATCCGAGTTGGCTTCAATGGCATGCGATCCGAGGCCCGCTCGACCGGTATCGTGGTGGCCAATAAAGCCGATTTCGATACTCAAAGCCTGGTCATTGCCGGGGATCCGGTGAACACCGCTCGACTGGCCGCCCTCAAAAACGAAATCGTAAAGGTGTTTAACGAGCGGTTGCTGATGGGCAAATCCCTGAATCCACGATTCATTCTGGATATTGCGCTGGGTCTGGCCACTCACCAGGACGAAGAATACTACCTCATGGGTCGAACCAGTAGCGGGCTGCCTGTTCTGAGCCTCCACAAACCCAAACCCAAAATCCCGACCATCCTGGGGGCCATTACCGACTACAACCGGATCAAAGCCAAGCTGGAAGGCAACGGGCTGGGCGTGCTAAGTCGCAAACGCTACGAGCAGTACGGCCGCATATTGACCCAATTCGTGACCGAAACCTATGGTAAGAATGCCCTACTGGAGGCGTTGACGCCAGCCGTCGAGTATGATTTGTTCGCTTACCTGAAGGGCACCAAAAAGTATGTTCACAACTACGCGGTAAAGATTATTCAGTTTTTCAAATCGATGCTGACCTATGCCCACGCCCACCGCTGGGTGGATCGCAATGTACTGGCCGCCCTTCGGCTTAGCCGCCATCATAAAGAAGTCAAAACGCTCACCATGGCCGATCTGGAAAAGCTGGCCAGTCGTGATTTTGTGGAAGTGACCTTAAACCAGGTCCGGGACGTGTTTTTGTTTTGCTGTTACACGGGCCTGGCCTATACGGATGTGGAAAGTCTGGCCGCTGAGCATATTGTTCGCATTGATGAGATTGACTGCATTTTGAAAGATCGGAATAAATCGGGGGTTCAGTCCTTTGTGCCCCTGTTTCCCGAAGCGATTGCCCTGTTAAACCGCTACAAAGACCACCGGGTTTGCCGGTTAAAAGGGGTCCTCTTACCGGTCATCTCCAACACTAAAATGAATAGTGCGCTCAAGATCATTGGTAACATCGTCGGCATCCAGGAGACGTTGCACACCCACCTGGCCCGCAAGACCTTTACCATGTTTGCCGAAGAGCGGGGCTTTGGTCTGGATCAAATGGCGACCATGCTAGGCCACACGCGAACGACCATGACCGAGCAGCACTATTACAAGCGCCGGCGGGAGCCGGTCCTGAAAGTCTTTAAGGCGATCTATCCATCCGGCGAGCTGAAGCGCCTGGCCAGCTGATCAGCCGCTGCCAGCCAAGATCCGATCCATCGCCCCAAGTCCGCTTTTGTTTTTTTTACCTACCGTAGCCCATGATCGAAAATTCTCCCTCGGCCAAAGTCCAGTTGCTGGACTTTACCGGTTACCACCGCTATCTGATGGCCGGTGCAGGTCAGCTAATCGCCAAGGACCTGCCGCTAACCGCCAATTATCAAGTCCTGCAAACGGACTGTATCCTGCTTCGTTTTTCCGGTACTCAAATGATGCCGACGATTCCTGCTGACACCATCGTTGAAGGGGAGGTGGTGAACCTCCATAGCCTGGACACCTTACCTACGGGCCTCTACGTAGCGCTGCTGGAACAAGAGGGTCATCAGCGAATCGACGGGTTTATTTACGGCCGCTTAAAGGAGAAACCGGGTCTGGACTCCCTGACGCTGTGGCCCGAGAATCCCCGGTTTGCCAAACAGCTCGTCCCCCTGCGTCATCTGGCCTTCCTCTTTAGGATTCGTGCCTACCGATTAAGTAAGACAGTCCTAAAGGCTACTTGCGAATCGTCTGCTTCCACTCTATAACGCGAAGGCTGGATTGGGCGAATTGGAACGGTTTCTATGGATTCGCTTGCAAGCCCTACCCAGCAGGGAATTAATAAGTAGCCTCGCCAACTGCTGTAAAACACAGATACACCTGGTTCTTGTATCGCTTTTGCTTAGGGCCAGCAGTGGATCTATGGCAACTATTTTTACCATTTATGTCATATTTATTTACTATACACCAACTATATAGTGATTTTATATCAAATAAATTTGGGATAAGAATTGCTTTCGCGCAGTAATTAGGACTTTAGATGGCCGATTCGGATAGCTAGGTCGAATACCGAATAGGCATGAACCAGACGTTAATCTTGTTTGGTCAGGTCTTCAAAAAAATGAATATGGTGCCCTATTAAACAGACTGGATGAATATCGTACAGGCCACACGTAAACCAAGTATGGCCTGTACGATCACAGATGTTATTCACTACCCTCCGTTAACAGGCGGCACTAGCCGGCTTTATTCCACGTAAAAAGTAAGGGTATGGAGACTACAGATTTATCCTACCCGCTCTGCAATCGATCGACAAAAAAGCCCGGACCTACTGATCCGGGCTTTCCGCTTCTATCCACACCATATAGAATATGATTCAGATAAAGAAAGTCTTTTTGAGGCTCTAATCAAAATTTGGCAGCCTGAAAAGACGCTAACTTCCACTACTTTTACTCTATGGAACTAACGCATGACCTGTTACTAAACCTGGGCTTCGTTAAATCGCCTGGAGAGAATAACCGCTATCGCTATAAAAGCGTAGTAGGCCATCTGATGGAAGAGTCTGGTCTGTTCTACTTTCGTGGCTTTGATCCCAAACGAGGTTCGTTGGCGGAGCTTTCTTATCTGCTTCGAATGGTCGACTACCGACAACAGTTCTATTTAGCGCCATTGTCGGTAGTCAGTCAAAATTAAAAAAGCCCAGACCAACTGATCCGGGCTTTTCTCTTTTATTCAAATCATTTTTGGGGTGCTTTGTCAAATAAGTAACGATCAAATGCCTTCCCGTCTGGGTAGTAGCGGACGAAAACAACATCCATTTTGACTACAGGGTTACTGCTTGACAAGCTTTAATTGAGTTAGCCCAGTTTCTGTTAGGATACTCAGCAGATACAATCCGGTAGCCTGTTGACTTAAATCAAGCGGTTCTTCTTGTAATTTATTTAGTTTAAGCTGCTTTTGGACGATCGTTCTTCCCCTCATATCACGAATCAAAACTTGAACCGGTATGGGCTGGATGCGCTGATTGGTT
This window harbors:
- a CDS encoding site-specific integrase, which encodes MDRHTRAQRKEWLIKQGTGFRQVTCHITGYGRKGKYGEKQRSGDPARPVTIYIRVGFNGMRSEARSTGIVVANKADFDTQSLVIAGDPVNTARLAALKNEIVKVFNERLLMGKSLNPRFILDIALGLATHQDEEYYLMGRTSSGLPVLSLHKPKPKIPTILGAITDYNRIKAKLEGNGLGVLSRKRYEQYGRILTQFVTETYGKNALLEALTPAVEYDLFAYLKGTKKYVHNYAVKIIQFFKSMLTYAHAHRWVDRNVLAALRLSRHHKEVKTLTMADLEKLASRDFVEVTLNQVRDVFLFCCYTGLAYTDVESLAAEHIVRIDEIDCILKDRNKSGVQSFVPLFPEAIALLNRYKDHRVCRLKGVLLPVISNTKMNSALKIIGNIVGIQETLHTHLARKTFTMFAEERGFGLDQMATMLGHTRTTMTEQHYYKRRREPVLKVFKAIYPSGELKRLAS
- a CDS encoding helix-turn-helix domain-containing protein; the protein is MATQTDPISLRIKSIRQQKGISQTDLAQQLGIDRSQYHRLENRGEQLPLAMLGRIAQALGVSRLTLLDESTPGESTDQDESISQLTARAEQLEAHLADQQRLLAHLDAANQALVQQVELCLARLARRYRLDQLDVPGVDSPGGSLIAVQLAGPSLEQFPHRTQQHVLFDKTYSGRQLVYLALQASISEASLFELILRLIDLQLIEPTKLYARAFLYLNQMTQVYVDYLDVIIQARRQEENRQWETLRTPFIS